The proteins below come from a single Geobacillus thermoleovorans genomic window:
- a CDS encoding IS1634 family transposase: MNVQVKKVYRNSYLNIISALFKKLGLPQLIDHLVPVDPQCQTRVSDAVQAILYNVFDGRQALVHLEHWAQEVDCEKLIRPDLHPSWLNDDALARHLDRLYEAGIHNVISTCLIHIYRKEGLSLRAFHADTTDKTVYGAYESASLEALQITHGYNRHHRWQKQIGFGLVGNEDGIPFYGDVHDGNLPDKTWNPEVLSRVHEQLKQAKIEDEWIYVADSAAMTKETLAQTKAANAFLITRGPSSLRIVKTALAEADAEDTTWSDPFTLAERNGATYRVWETASTYEGHPVRLIVVESSALDQRKGKTLEKERTKEAELLREEQARWERHPFSCREDAEQALASLKTSLRPRFHRVEAAVEEIVRLKKRRGRPKKGAEPEVETLYFLHLDVEFDQDAWEQARRKASRFVLVTTVPKEWKGQPMDAQEILKLYKGQISVEMNFAFLKDPFFTDEIYVKKPERVAVLGYLFLLALAIYRVFQRRVRQFITPEHPLKGPGGRKLTRPTGQAIFQLFQYVNIVLFKLPDGRIQRSLDRSLTPDQRRILQGLGMDESIYV, translated from the coding sequence ATGAACGTTCAAGTCAAAAAGGTCTATCGCAATTCTTATTTGAATATAATAAGTGCCCTATTCAAGAAACTGGGTCTGCCTCAATTGATTGACCATCTCGTGCCCGTCGATCCGCAGTGCCAAACGCGAGTCAGCGATGCCGTTCAGGCCATCCTCTACAATGTGTTTGACGGCCGGCAAGCCCTTGTTCACTTGGAACATTGGGCTCAGGAGGTCGATTGTGAGAAACTCATCCGTCCCGATCTCCATCCTTCCTGGTTGAACGACGATGCGTTGGCCCGTCATCTCGATCGCCTGTATGAGGCTGGCATTCACAACGTCATCAGCACTTGCTTGATTCATATTTATCGCAAAGAAGGCCTTTCCCTCCGAGCCTTCCACGCCGATACGACGGACAAGACCGTTTACGGCGCGTATGAATCGGCCTCGTTAGAGGCCTTACAAATCACACATGGCTACAACCGCCATCATCGTTGGCAAAAACAGATCGGTTTCGGACTGGTCGGCAACGAGGACGGCATCCCGTTTTACGGCGATGTGCACGATGGCAACCTGCCCGATAAAACATGGAATCCCGAGGTGCTGTCTCGTGTCCATGAACAGCTGAAGCAGGCCAAAATCGAAGACGAATGGATTTACGTGGCCGATTCCGCCGCGATGACGAAAGAGACCCTGGCGCAAACCAAAGCGGCCAACGCCTTTTTGATCACCAGAGGCCCTTCGTCGCTCCGGATCGTGAAAACCGCGCTGGCCGAAGCGGATGCTGAGGACACGACGTGGAGCGATCCCTTTACGTTGGCGGAGAGAAACGGCGCCACGTACCGGGTATGGGAAACGGCCTCGACGTATGAAGGCCACCCCGTTCGGCTGATCGTTGTTGAATCGAGCGCGCTCGACCAGCGAAAAGGAAAGACGCTTGAAAAAGAACGAACCAAAGAAGCGGAGCTTCTTCGCGAGGAACAAGCCCGTTGGGAGCGTCACCCCTTCTCCTGCCGGGAAGATGCCGAACAAGCCTTGGCGTCCCTCAAGACGTCCCTTCGCCCCCGGTTTCATCGGGTTGAGGCCGCGGTCGAAGAGATCGTACGCCTGAAAAAACGGCGCGGACGGCCGAAAAAAGGGGCGGAACCCGAGGTGGAGACGCTGTATTTCTTGCACCTTGACGTCGAATTCGACCAAGACGCGTGGGAACAGGCGAGACGGAAAGCGTCCCGGTTTGTCCTTGTCACGACCGTTCCGAAGGAATGGAAGGGCCAACCCATGGATGCCCAAGAGATCTTGAAGCTGTATAAAGGGCAGATCTCGGTGGAAATGAACTTCGCTTTTTTGAAAGATCCGTTTTTCACGGATGAGATTTACGTCAAAAAACCAGAACGGGTCGCAGTATTAGGCTATTTGTTTCTGTTGGCCTTGGCGATTTACCGCGTTTTTCAGCGCCGAGTGCGTCAGTTTATTACTCCAGAACACCCGTTGAAGGGTCCTGGAGGCCGCAAGCTGACCCGGCCGACGGGACAGGCGATTTTTCAGCTGTTTCAATATGTGAACATCGTCCTGTTCAAGCTGCCGGATGGGCGCATCCAACGCTCACTGGATCGCTCCCTTACCCCTGATCAGCGAAGGATTCTGCAGGGATTGGGCATGGATGAGAGCATCTACGTGTAA
- a CDS encoding helix-turn-helix domain-containing protein, which translates to MEVYNVHQALKILKEYYITDSIQMVTRWIREGKIRAERSANRKEGWRIHHDDLFEFIEEHRPALPEIMGVYEWYVENSFSMLASDHREKHNKLDSEEVKGDSTHSEELMKQLMEEKNQLENQLINMQDELNLVYEQITELTVKIQKLEEENAFLIDLYEQMEEMYQELKKENKQESSNEISETMDQQKNTSKTSKMMERKLNKAMSFGDFKDLFKKTIKEHGSEIKDLVQQENELINEIYTLFFNEDGELKNEVIDDEEYICPLTKKKYKKNLRSMLKNAIRTKLEQILNPVDGADSSIS; encoded by the coding sequence ATGGAAGTATATAATGTTCATCAAGCATTAAAAATCCTGAAAGAATATTACATCACTGATTCAATTCAAATGGTTACCCGGTGGATCAGAGAAGGAAAAATTAGAGCGGAACGTTCGGCAAACCGAAAGGAGGGTTGGCGAATTCATCACGATGATTTATTCGAGTTTATTGAAGAACACAGACCAGCGTTACCTGAGATAATGGGAGTTTATGAATGGTATGTAGAAAACTCTTTTTCAATGTTGGCGAGTGACCATCGTGAAAAACACAATAAATTGGATTCCGAAGAAGTTAAAGGTGATAGCACTCACTCGGAAGAATTAATGAAGCAGCTCATGGAGGAGAAGAATCAATTAGAAAATCAACTCATTAATATGCAGGATGAATTGAACTTGGTTTACGAGCAAATCACTGAATTAACGGTTAAAATTCAAAAACTGGAAGAAGAAAATGCTTTTTTAATCGATTTATATGAACAAATGGAGGAGATGTATCAAGAATTAAAAAAGGAGAATAAACAAGAAAGCAGCAATGAAATTTCAGAAACAATGGATCAACAAAAAAATACAAGTAAAACTTCAAAAATGATGGAACGAAAATTAAATAAAGCTATGTCCTTTGGAGATTTTAAAGATCTTTTTAAAAAGACAATCAAGGAACATGGGAGTGAAATAAAAGATCTCGTGCAGCAAGAAAATGAACTAATCAACGAAATATATACGTTGTTTTTCAATGAAGATGGAGAGTTAAAAAATGAGGTTATTGATGATGAAGAATATATTTGTCCATTGACTAAGAAGAAGTATAAAAAAAATTTAAGATCCATGCTCAAAAACGCGATCCGAACCAAATTAGAACAAATCCTGAATCCAGTTGATGGAGCAGACAGCTCGATTAGTTAG
- a CDS encoding OsmC family protein, translated as MENKMKIHITAETNGIQTVAKAGKHTVIVDEPVNMGGKDEGADPLSTLLSALAGCENVIANLVAKEINFDLQGIEFDITGILDPRGFMGDPNVKPYFEKVIIHAKVKTSETQERVNELQKITDQRCPVFTTLKAAGIELEVNWTKAS; from the coding sequence ATGGAAAATAAAATGAAAATTCATATTACGGCTGAAACAAACGGAATACAAACAGTGGCAAAAGCGGGAAAACATACGGTCATCGTTGATGAACCAGTAAATATGGGCGGTAAAGATGAAGGAGCGGACCCATTATCCACTCTCCTTTCTGCATTGGCTGGATGTGAGAATGTGATTGCCAACCTCGTCGCAAAAGAAATCAATTTTGATCTTCAAGGAATTGAATTTGATATTACTGGAATTCTTGATCCGAGAGGATTTATGGGAGATCCGAATGTGAAACCATATTTTGAAAAAGTGATCATTCATGCGAAAGTAAAAACATCGGAAACACAAGAACGAGTAAATGAGTTGCAAAAGATCACGGATCAACGTTGTCCGGTATTTACAACCTTAAAAGCTGCTGGAATTGAATTAGAAGTCAATTGGACAAAAGCATCATAA
- a CDS encoding ISL3 family transposase, which produces MLSIPLGLPEFKVIKQELLSYGYAIHVEKTETQERCPHCGFATSSVHDRRTRKVRDLAIFHQPVYLFVKVKRYRCWNCSQVFSASLESIQPNQHYTNRFCEYLYELCEGSTIQEVSRKHRIPYTTLERIYYFIASKKAKERQTAIEASSQEEMVLSLDEIAVKKGHQYETVLMDAKAGSVMGMHADRQCDSALHLLSQNVLSKERVQTVILDMWEPYHKAVRALFPSASIVIDKYHVIQKVTQALDQARKEFPPLKKARYLLLKGCEKLRKDQRLRLDDILEEYPVLSIAYYLKELFRDFYRTDGYNEAKERLEEWIQLAKQSPFASFQEAANTLERWKEPILSYFLCPYTNARIEGTNHKIKNIKRRAYGYRNRERFRLRVFLECTGNTTGSQAA; this is translated from the coding sequence GTGCTTTCGATACCACTAGGATTGCCAGAATTTAAAGTGATTAAACAAGAACTTCTTTCCTATGGTTATGCGATTCATGTAGAGAAAACAGAGACACAGGAACGCTGCCCTCATTGTGGGTTTGCCACTTCCTCTGTCCACGACAGACGGACAAGAAAAGTACGGGATTTGGCGATTTTCCATCAACCGGTGTACTTGTTCGTAAAGGTAAAGCGCTATCGGTGCTGGAATTGTTCCCAAGTGTTTTCCGCCTCTTTGGAATCGATTCAACCCAATCAACACTACACCAATCGATTTTGTGAGTACTTGTATGAACTTTGTGAAGGCTCCACCATTCAAGAGGTTAGCCGAAAGCACCGCATCCCATATACGACATTGGAGCGCATCTATTACTTCATTGCATCGAAAAAAGCAAAAGAGCGTCAAACAGCGATAGAAGCATCTTCTCAAGAAGAGATGGTGCTTAGCTTAGATGAAATCGCGGTAAAAAAGGGACATCAGTATGAAACCGTATTGATGGATGCCAAAGCCGGATCGGTCATGGGAATGCATGCCGATCGCCAATGTGACTCCGCCCTCCACTTGTTGAGCCAAAATGTCCTGTCGAAAGAAAGGGTCCAAACGGTGATTCTTGACATGTGGGAACCTTATCATAAGGCGGTTCGCGCCCTGTTTCCATCTGCTTCGATTGTCATCGATAAGTACCATGTGATTCAAAAAGTGACACAAGCCTTGGATCAAGCAAGAAAGGAATTTCCTCCATTGAAAAAGGCTCGATATCTTCTCTTAAAAGGCTGTGAAAAGCTTCGTAAGGACCAACGGCTTCGATTGGACGATATCTTGGAGGAGTATCCGGTACTTTCCATTGCTTATTATCTGAAAGAGTTGTTTCGGGATTTTTACCGAACCGATGGATATAACGAAGCAAAGGAACGCTTGGAAGAATGGATTCAGTTAGCCAAACAGAGCCCTTTTGCTTCTTTTCAGGAAGCAGCCAACACGCTTGAAAGGTGGAAGGAGCCGATTCTTTCCTACTTTTTGTGCCCATATACCAATGCCCGAATCGAGGGGACGAATCACAAGATCAAAAACATCAAACGCCGGGCATATGGCTATCGAAATCGAGAACGGTTTCGTTTGCGTGTATTTCTGGAGTGTACAGGGAACACTACAGGTAGTCAGGCTGCTTAA
- a CDS encoding cupin domain-containing protein: MYYVPFMYPYPYPYYVNVPMYNYGRQPVYWTIPNEIGHAKQLGFLQSSKGRDKIELKDYGPEPFVVNINEAAKQNNTYRTALWTGNHLQVTLMSINVDEDIGLEIHPNVDQFLRIEQGQGIVQMGKSKDNLNFERKVYDDSAIMIPAGTWHNVINIGNIPLKLYSIYAPPQHPHGTVHVTKADAMAAE, translated from the coding sequence ATGTACTATGTTCCTTTTATGTATCCATATCCATATCCTTATTATGTTAACGTACCAATGTATAACTATGGAAGACAGCCTGTTTACTGGACTATTCCTAATGAGATAGGGCATGCTAAACAATTGGGTTTTTTACAATCATCAAAGGGAAGAGATAAAATTGAGTTAAAAGATTATGGACCAGAACCGTTTGTAGTTAATATCAACGAGGCTGCGAAGCAAAACAATACGTATCGTACCGCTTTATGGACAGGAAATCATTTGCAAGTTACATTGATGAGTATCAATGTGGACGAAGATATCGGTTTGGAAATTCACCCTAACGTTGATCAATTCTTACGTATTGAACAAGGTCAAGGGATTGTTCAAATGGGCAAGAGTAAAGATAATTTAAACTTTGAAAGAAAAGTCTATGATGACTCTGCCATTATGATACCTGCTGGAACATGGCATAATGTAATCAATATAGGTAATATCCCGCTAAAACTTTACTCGATATATGCACCTCCACAACATCCACATGGTACTGTACATGTAACAAAAGCCGATGCTATGGCAGCTGAATAA
- a CDS encoding glutaredoxin family protein, with protein MNYILYVIDGCHKCHQARTHLIKEQIPFQEINILKNHIAAKELKEKIQNIVAPVLIAGEDVLVGDKILSATKKRRR; from the coding sequence ATGAATTACATTCTTTACGTTATAGATGGATGTCATAAATGCCATCAAGCACGCACACATTTAATAAAAGAACAAATTCCCTTTCAAGAAATCAACATATTAAAAAATCATATCGCTGCGAAAGAGCTAAAAGAAAAGATCCAGAACATCGTTGCACCAGTGTTAATTGCCGGCGAGGATGTTTTGGTTGGGGATAAAATTTTATCAGCAACAAAAAAGAGGAGAAGGTAA
- a CDS encoding haloacid dehalogenase type II — translation MKYKAYIFDVYGTLFDVYSVSKACSKYFADSGDQISRLWRQKQLEYCFLRQLMGAYIPFHEITKQALQFACESLQVSLTNEIAEDLLNAYHFLSPYPEVEEVLQALKDETLVVFSNGSPDMLLPLLDNTGLAKYFDYIISVDEVKQYKPSPSAYQHAVSRLNVNREEVLFLSSNTWDIAGASKFGFQTAWINRTNNVMDFLDVTPNYTFTNLLELIERLKR, via the coding sequence ATGAAGTATAAGGCATATATATTTGACGTTTATGGTACATTATTTGATGTTTACTCCGTTTCGAAGGCATGCTCTAAATATTTTGCAGACAGCGGGGATCAAATAAGCCGATTATGGCGGCAAAAGCAATTGGAATATTGTTTCTTGCGGCAACTGATGGGCGCGTATATTCCGTTTCATGAAATTACGAAACAGGCGCTGCAATTTGCGTGTGAATCGTTACAAGTTTCTTTAACCAATGAAATAGCGGAAGATTTATTAAACGCTTATCATTTCTTATCGCCTTATCCAGAGGTAGAAGAAGTGTTGCAAGCGTTAAAAGACGAAACGCTCGTCGTCTTTTCCAACGGTTCTCCTGATATGCTGCTTCCTTTGTTGGACAATACAGGGCTGGCAAAGTATTTTGATTACATCATTAGTGTTGATGAAGTAAAACAATACAAGCCTTCACCATCCGCTTATCAACATGCGGTAAGCCGACTGAACGTAAATCGGGAGGAAGTATTGTTTTTATCCTCGAATACTTGGGATATTGCCGGAGCGAGCAAATTTGGTTTTCAAACCGCATGGATCAATCGCACAAACAACGTAATGGACTTTCTTGATGTTACTCCTAACTATACATTTACAAATTTGTTAGAGCTTATAGAACGCCTAAAAAGATAA
- a CDS encoding DUF2935 domain-containing protein has translation MGDLIQQTERFYHYFEQQEKRVHQTPESVEAVRKLNEDSIQLVYGFRNFKRNLLIMIINCKVQGFNFSLLVDHIAREAEYFMNSLQKFNNGILEPIQDAIIHENVFWLRIMMEHSRFITSLLDQSERNLVITARKFGDDFKTLLNQARDVESMLYHKKPTYPIIGKMNKDSESATEELRNFKKAGLELIKNCQIRNVINPLLVDHVVREAEHFLFMIRVLEERLKQKQKEANI, from the coding sequence ATGGGAGATTTAATTCAACAAACAGAACGTTTCTACCACTATTTTGAACAACAAGAAAAAAGGGTGCATCAAACGCCAGAATCAGTTGAAGCAGTTAGAAAACTGAATGAAGACAGTATCCAGTTGGTGTATGGATTTAGAAATTTCAAAAGAAACCTTCTCATTATGATTATAAATTGTAAAGTTCAGGGGTTTAATTTTTCTCTTCTGGTTGATCATATTGCTCGTGAAGCAGAATATTTTATGAATAGCCTGCAAAAATTTAACAATGGCATATTAGAGCCTATTCAAGACGCCATTATCCATGAGAATGTTTTTTGGCTGCGTATTATGATGGAACATTCCCGTTTTATCACTTCATTACTGGATCAATCTGAAAGAAATTTGGTCATTACTGCACGAAAATTTGGTGACGATTTTAAAACCCTGTTGAACCAAGCTAGAGACGTGGAATCGATGCTTTATCATAAGAAACCGACCTATCCGATCATCGGAAAGATGAATAAGGATAGTGAAAGTGCAACGGAGGAATTAAGAAACTTCAAGAAAGCGGGACTTGAGCTAATTAAAAATTGCCAGATTCGAAACGTTATTAATCCTTTACTAGTTGATCACGTTGTTCGCGAAGCGGAACACTTTTTATTCATGATTCGTGTTCTTGAAGAACGGTTAAAACAAAAACAGAAAGAGGCAAACATATAA
- a CDS encoding Crp/Fnr family transcriptional regulator, translated as MDKLSLLSQINLLDELPMEDLQVIDRMSEMKPVKKGTIILSPDKPIEALFLLKKGQVRLYRMNKNGKQFTVDILVDGNIFGETSTLSLTDDQIYAEAMTDSYLCILGKSEFEKFIEKNPKIALKFINILSTRLKELYSLSEKIALGDVKYRILYLLLKLSEKTGRRKNEWQTIDMKLTHQDIASMIGSTRETVSAIISQLKKEGFIKKGEQFAINVEKASEVI; from the coding sequence TTGGATAAGTTATCTTTATTATCGCAAATTAATTTATTGGATGAATTGCCGATGGAAGACTTGCAAGTTATTGATCGAATGAGTGAAATGAAGCCTGTAAAAAAGGGGACAATCATATTATCTCCAGATAAACCGATTGAAGCATTGTTTTTACTAAAAAAAGGGCAAGTGCGTTTATATCGAATGAACAAAAACGGAAAACAATTTACAGTCGACATTTTAGTGGATGGAAATATTTTTGGTGAAACATCTACGTTATCATTAACGGACGATCAAATTTACGCCGAAGCGATGACAGATTCGTATTTATGCATTTTAGGTAAATCTGAATTTGAAAAGTTCATTGAAAAAAATCCGAAAATCGCATTAAAATTTATCAATATTTTATCAACACGGTTAAAAGAACTTTACAGCTTAAGCGAGAAAATCGCGCTTGGTGATGTGAAATACCGAATTTTATACTTGTTATTAAAGCTCAGCGAAAAGACAGGTAGACGAAAAAATGAGTGGCAAACAATTGATATGAAGCTCACACATCAAGATATCGCCAGCATGATCGGATCAACACGCGAAACAGTAAGTGCCATCATCAGCCAGCTAAAGAAAGAAGGATTCATTAAAAAAGGGGAACAATTCGCTATAAATGTTGAAAAAGCAAGTGAAGTGATTTAA